A region from the Carassius carassius unplaced genomic scaffold, fCarCar2.1 SCAFFOLD_89, whole genome shotgun sequence genome encodes:
- the LOC132136888 gene encoding transmembrane protein 121-like: MVPPPPTNKPHVCLSTIIIMSSMALMDAYLVEQNHGPRKIGICIMVTVGDLCFLIVLRYVAVWVGAEVRTAKRGYAMILWFLYIFVLEIKVYFVYQNYKSDRKNLDALARKALTLLLSISIPVLFVILVAIDHMEYVKAFKKKEEIRNRLFWVVVDLLDVLDIQANLWEPQKKGLPLWAEGLMFFYCYILLLVLPCVSLSEISMQGINISPHKMMLYPILSLVTINIVTLFIRGGNMLLYKDNRVSGILMAKNILAIVMKTCSFVQYRRQLQSAPPGFGVELQKNSVVSVRSVQTPPQVVLQEQTSLPEITTCEHT; the protein is encoded by the coding sequence ATGGTGCCACCCCCTCCCACCAACAAGCCGCACGTATGCTTgtccaccatcatcatcatgagCAGCATGGCACTCATGGACGCGTACCTCGTTGAGCAGAACCATGGCCCACGAAAGATCGGCATCTGCATCATGGTGACGGTCGGCGACCTCTGTTTCCTCATCGTGCTGCGATATGTGGCGGTGTGGGTCGGGGCTGAGGTGAGGACGGCAAAACGAGGCTATGCCATGATACTTTGGTTCCTTTATATTTTCGTCCTGGAGATTAAGGTGTATTTTGTATACCAGAACTACAAGTCTGACCGTAAAAATCTGGACGCCTTGGCTCGGAAAGCTCTGACACTTCTGCTGTCCATCAGTATTCCCGTGCTTTTCGTGATTCTGGTTGCTATTGACCACATGGAGTATGTGAAGGCTTTCAAGAAGAAGGAGGAGATCAGAAACCGTTTGTTCTGGGTGGTGGTGGATCTGTTGGATGTTCTGGACATCCAGGCCAACCTATGGGAGCCACAAAAGAAAGGGCTTCCTCTCTGGGCAGAGGGACTGATGTTTTTCTACTGTTATATTCTTCTTTTAGTGCTGccctgtgtgtctctgagtgagaTCAGCATGCAAGGCATCAACATCAGTCCTCACAAGATGATGCTTTACCCCATTCTGAGTTTGGTGACTATTAATATTGTTACTCTCTTCATTCGTGGAGGGAATATGCTCCTCTATAAGGACAACAGAGTGTCTGGGATACTCATGGCAAAGAATATCCTAGCCATTGTTATGAAGACATGTAGCTTTGTGCAGTATAGGAGACAGTTGCAGAGCGCCCCGCCTGGGTTTGGAGTTGAATTACAGAAGAACTCTGTAGTGTCCGTTCGATCCGTACAGACGCCTCCACAGGTAGTGCTGCAGGAGCAAACGTCGCTGCCTGAGATCACCACGTGTGAACATACGTGA